In Drosophila innubila isolate TH190305 chromosome 2R unlocalized genomic scaffold, UK_Dinn_1.0 1_C_2R, whole genome shotgun sequence, the following are encoded in one genomic region:
- the LOC117783013 gene encoding serine/threonine-protein kinase MARK1 isoform X16, producing METPTTPDLNRGDASRKSVRLYAARKGLAPAPPKLSLANSSVSNTSNNSSSSSNNNTSNTNKNIKDSAHLASSSSSSSPTSTSSSASAKAKTKALDLSDAQHVDYDELVELRRPGDVVAVPPPRVAVSAIPALHLPNHQRQLKPAAAAPRVQMSAEDDVGVAFALGSIEKHIMNVEESFKQQQRTETEIKMENQQQQSQSSMDVMKIEGMRKQSKRYGETENLLRPGISDMSSENDFQYLGGRRSQLDDSNEQMLNEFQRGSDGRNSIGAYSKNSATATAASGALKAKLARTASDTKNTDTVLAMRATLKQKQAHHDHVKPQTGGWRPSSSSTAAGAAAPTPAARSTTARGGSSSSSVVDGGSASKLTATTISAAKRREENLRQFEALLAQKSSHSHRNTAANSSGASGASGASGAASKRRSERPIVAPIPPYNNSTRPETGRSTAEAKSGAAGHHRAGAAPAPAPASAPAPAHNVVVTRTNVYGNSVAQGSPNLQMRSSAPMRWRATEEHIGKYKLIKTIGKGNFAKVKLAKHLPTGKEVAIKIIDKTQLNPGSLQKLFREVRIMKMLDHPNIVKLFQVIETEKTLYLIMEYASGGEVFDYLVLHGRMKEKEARVKFRQIVSAVQYCHQKRIIHRDLKAENLLLDSELNIKIADFGFSNEFTPGSKLDTFCGSPPYAAPELFQGKKYDGPEVDVWSLGVILYTLVSGSLPFDGSTLRELRERVLRGKYRIPFYMSTDCENLLRKFLVLNPAKRASLETIMGDKWMNMGFEEDELKPYIEPKQDLADPKRIGKTEALVAMGYNRQEIAESLAQVRYDDVFATYLLLGRKSTDPESDGSRSGSSLSLRNIPGNEAGGNAGNAVVQSPTHRGVHRSISASSTKPSRRASSGAETLRVGPTNATTAVTAAAGGGVGSVVNPSNNYSTVGTAADRASVGSNFKRQNTIDSATIKENTARLAAQNQRPASATQKMLTTTDTSLNSPAKPRTTTKYDPTNGNRTVSGTSGIIPRRSTTLYEKTSSTEKTNVIPAETKARNNTALEYSGTSGTSGDSPHPGRMSFFSKLSSRFSKRPNQ from the exons ATGGAGACACCGACGACGCCAGACTTGAATCGAGGAGATGCATCCAGAAAGAGCGTTCGTCTCTATGCAGCACGCAAGGGATTGGCGCCAGCACCGCCCAAACTAAGCCTGGCCAATAGCAGCGTCAGCaataccagcaacaacagcagcagcagcagcaacaacaatacgagcaatacaaataaaaacattaaagatAGCGCACATCttgccagcagcagctcatcatcatcaccaacatcaacatcatcatcagcatcagcaaaagccaaaacaaaagctcTCGATCTCAGTGATGCACAACATGTGGACTACGATGAGCTTGTGGAGTTGCGCCGCCCTGgagatgttgttgctgtgccaCCGCCCAGGGTTGCAGTATCCGCAATTCCGGCCCTGCATTTACCGAACCACCAAAGGCAACTGAAACCGGCGGCAGCTGCTCCACGGGTTCAAATGTCTGCTGAGGAtgatgtgggcgtggccttTGCCCTGGGCTCCATTGAGAAGCACATTATGAATGTGGAGGAGAGCTttaagcaacagcagcggacGGAGACGGAGATAAAGATGGagaatcaacagcaacaaagtcaATCCTCCATGGATGTGATGAAAATTGAGGGCATGCGGAAGCAGAGCAAACGTTACGGCGAAACGGAGAATCTGTTGCGTCCCGGCATCAGTGACATGTCTTCCGAGAATGATTTTCAGTATCTGGGCGGCAGACGCTCCCAATTGGACGACAGCAATGAGCAAATGTTGAACGAGTTTCAGCGCGGCAGCGACGGACGCAATTCCATTGGCGCCTACTCCAAGAACTCGGCCACGGCAACAGCGGCCTCTGGTGCATTGAAAGCCAAGTTGGCACGCACTGCATCCGACACGAAGAACACGGACACAGTGCTCGCAATGCGTGCCACATTGAAACAGAAGCAGGCACATCACGATCACGTCAAGCCACAAACCGGCGGATGGCGTCCATCCTCATCCTCAACAGCAGCGGGAGCAGCAGCTCCAACGCCCGCAGCGAGAAGCACAACGGCCAGAGGGGGGAGCAGCAGCTCAAGTGTTGTGGATGGAGGATCTGCATCCAAGCTGACGGCCACCACAATATCAGCAGCCAAGCGGCGGGAGGAGAATCTGCGTCAATTTGAAGCGCTTCTGGCTCAAAAGTCATCGCATTCGCATCGTAATACAGCTGCCAATTCAAGTGGAGCAAGTGGTGCTAGTGGTGCCAGTGGTGCTGCATCCAAGCGACGTTCGGAGCGACCTATTGTGGCTCCCATACCGCCGTACAATAACTCGACACGCCCTGAAACTGGGCGTTCCACTGCAGAAGCCAAGTCTGGCGCTGCTGGACATCATCGGGCTGGAGCTGCTCCGGCTCCGGCTCCTGcctctgctcctgctcctgctcatAACGTGGTTGTCACACGTACCAATGTATACGGCAACAGTGTGGCACAG GGATCTCCGAATCTACAGATGCGAAGCAGTGCTCCAATGCGATGGCGTGCCACTGAGGAGCATATCGGAAAATATAAACTCATCAAGACCATTGGCAAGGGTAACTTTGCCAAAGTGAAGCTGGCCAAGCATTTGCCCACGGGCAAGGAGGTGGCAATAAAGATAATTGACAAGACCCAACTTAATCCTGGGTCACTTCAAAAACTCTTCAGAGAG GTTAGAATAATGAAAATGCTTGATCACCCCAACATTGTGAAACTGTTTCAAGTTATCGAAACGGAAAAGACGTTGTATCTCATCATGGAATACGCATCGGGTGGCGAGGTCTTTGACTATCTGGTTCTACATGGTCGCATGAAGGAGAAGGAGGCGCGTGTCAAATTTCGTCAAATTGTATCGGCTGTGCAATACTGTCACCAGAAGAGAATAATACACAG GGACTTAAAAGCTGAAAACTTATTACTAGACAGcgaattgaatattaaaatagctGATTTTGGTTTTTCGAACGAGTTTACACCTGGCTCCAAGCTAGACACATTCTGTGGCAGTCCACCGTATGCGGCGCCCGAGCTCTTCCAGGGTAAGAAGTATGATGGACCCGAGGTGGATGTCTGGTCATTGGGTGTCATTTTGTATACATTGGTGAGCGGATCCCTGCCTTTCGATGGTTCCACTTTGCGAGAGCTGCGTGAACGTGTACTcagaggcaaatatag AATTCCCTTCTATATGTCAACTGATTGCGAAAATTTGCTGCGCAAGTTTCTAGTACTGAATCCCGCTAAACGTGCTAGTCTTGAAACAATCATGGGCGATAAATGGATGAATATGGGGTTTGAAGAGGACGAACTCAAGCCGTATATTGAGCCAAAACAAGATTTAGCCGATCCCAAGAGGATAGGTAAGACGG AAGCTCTAGTCGCAATGGGCTATAATCGACAGGAAATTGCCGAGTCGCTGGCCCAGGTGCGTTATGATGATGTCTTTGCCACGTATTTGTTGCTGGGCCGTAAGAGCACTGAT CCTGAGAGCGATGGATCGCGATCTGGATCATCGCTTTCACTGCGCAATATACCCGGCAATGAGGCTGGAGGCAATGCTGGAAATGCGGTTGTGCAAAGTCCTACGCATCGTGGCGTACACAGAAGTATATCGGCGTCGAGCACGAAGCCAAGTCGTCGAGCGTCGTCCGGTGCGGAAACGTTAC GTGTTGGACCCACAAATGCAACTACAGCTGTCACGGCTGCAGCGGGGGGCGGGGTTGGATCTGTGGTCAACCCGAGCAATAATTATAGTACTGTAGGAACAGCTGCGGATCGTGCATCAGT TGGCAGCAATTTCAAGCGTCAAAATACCATCGACTCAGCCACAATTAAGGAGAACACGGCGAGACTTGCCGCACAGAATCAGAGGCCAGCGTCGGCCACCCAAAAGATGCTTACCACAACAGACACAT CGCTGAATAGTCCAGCCAAGCCGCGCACAACCACCAAGTATGATCCCACTAATGGTAATCGGACAGTAAGCGGCACAAGCGGCATTATACCACGTCGTTCAACCACACTGTATGAAAAGACTTCATCGACGGAGAAAACCAATGTTATTCCTGCAGAGACAAA
- the LOC117783013 gene encoding protein kinase 3 isoform X21 yields METPTTPDLNRGDASRKSVRLYAARKGLAPAPPKLSLANSSVSNTSNNSSSSSNNNTSNTNKNIKDSAHLASSSSSSSPTSTSSSASAKAKTKALDLSDAQHVDYDELVELRRPGDVVAVPPPRVAVSAIPALHLPNHQRQLKPAAAAPRVQMSAEDDVGVAFALGSIEKHIMNVEESFKQQQRTETEIKMENQQQQSQSSMDVMKIEGMRKQSKRYGETENLLRPGISDMSSENDFQYLGGRRSQLDDSNEQMLNEFQRGSDGRNSIGAYSKNSATATAASGALKAKLARTASDTKNTDTVLAMRATLKQKQAHHDHVKPQTGGWRPSSSSTAAGAAAPTPAARSTTARGGSSSSSVVDGGSASKLTATTISAAKRREENLRQFEALLAQKSSHSHRNTAANSSGASGASGASGAASKRRSERPIVAPIPPYNNSTRPETGRSTAEAKSGAAGHHRAGAAPAPAPASAPAPAHNVVVTRTNVYGNSVAQGSPNLQMRSSAPMRWRATEEHIGKYKLIKTIGKGNFAKVKLAKHLPTGKEVAIKIIDKTQLNPGSLQKLFREVRIMKMLDHPNIVKLFQVIETEKTLYLIMEYASGGEVFDYLVLHGRMKEKEARVKFRQIVSAVQYCHQKRIIHRDLKAENLLLDSELNIKIADFGFSNEFTPGSKLDTFCGSPPYAAPELFQGKKYDGPEVDVWSLGVILYTLVSGSLPFDGSTLRELRERVLRGKYRIPFYMSTDCENLLRKFLVLNPAKRASLETIMGDKWMNMGFEEDELKPYIEPKQDLADPKRIGKTVFGVKESASIRRSAFDMMLMLIFLIGEWKVQPHQNVCPYISPCGETYFCNGNQH; encoded by the exons ATGGAGACACCGACGACGCCAGACTTGAATCGAGGAGATGCATCCAGAAAGAGCGTTCGTCTCTATGCAGCACGCAAGGGATTGGCGCCAGCACCGCCCAAACTAAGCCTGGCCAATAGCAGCGTCAGCaataccagcaacaacagcagcagcagcagcaacaacaatacgagcaatacaaataaaaacattaaagatAGCGCACATCttgccagcagcagctcatcatcatcaccaacatcaacatcatcatcagcatcagcaaaagccaaaacaaaagctcTCGATCTCAGTGATGCACAACATGTGGACTACGATGAGCTTGTGGAGTTGCGCCGCCCTGgagatgttgttgctgtgccaCCGCCCAGGGTTGCAGTATCCGCAATTCCGGCCCTGCATTTACCGAACCACCAAAGGCAACTGAAACCGGCGGCAGCTGCTCCACGGGTTCAAATGTCTGCTGAGGAtgatgtgggcgtggccttTGCCCTGGGCTCCATTGAGAAGCACATTATGAATGTGGAGGAGAGCTttaagcaacagcagcggacGGAGACGGAGATAAAGATGGagaatcaacagcaacaaagtcaATCCTCCATGGATGTGATGAAAATTGAGGGCATGCGGAAGCAGAGCAAACGTTACGGCGAAACGGAGAATCTGTTGCGTCCCGGCATCAGTGACATGTCTTCCGAGAATGATTTTCAGTATCTGGGCGGCAGACGCTCCCAATTGGACGACAGCAATGAGCAAATGTTGAACGAGTTTCAGCGCGGCAGCGACGGACGCAATTCCATTGGCGCCTACTCCAAGAACTCGGCCACGGCAACAGCGGCCTCTGGTGCATTGAAAGCCAAGTTGGCACGCACTGCATCCGACACGAAGAACACGGACACAGTGCTCGCAATGCGTGCCACATTGAAACAGAAGCAGGCACATCACGATCACGTCAAGCCACAAACCGGCGGATGGCGTCCATCCTCATCCTCAACAGCAGCGGGAGCAGCAGCTCCAACGCCCGCAGCGAGAAGCACAACGGCCAGAGGGGGGAGCAGCAGCTCAAGTGTTGTGGATGGAGGATCTGCATCCAAGCTGACGGCCACCACAATATCAGCAGCCAAGCGGCGGGAGGAGAATCTGCGTCAATTTGAAGCGCTTCTGGCTCAAAAGTCATCGCATTCGCATCGTAATACAGCTGCCAATTCAAGTGGAGCAAGTGGTGCTAGTGGTGCCAGTGGTGCTGCATCCAAGCGACGTTCGGAGCGACCTATTGTGGCTCCCATACCGCCGTACAATAACTCGACACGCCCTGAAACTGGGCGTTCCACTGCAGAAGCCAAGTCTGGCGCTGCTGGACATCATCGGGCTGGAGCTGCTCCGGCTCCGGCTCCTGcctctgctcctgctcctgctcatAACGTGGTTGTCACACGTACCAATGTATACGGCAACAGTGTGGCACAG GGATCTCCGAATCTACAGATGCGAAGCAGTGCTCCAATGCGATGGCGTGCCACTGAGGAGCATATCGGAAAATATAAACTCATCAAGACCATTGGCAAGGGTAACTTTGCCAAAGTGAAGCTGGCCAAGCATTTGCCCACGGGCAAGGAGGTGGCAATAAAGATAATTGACAAGACCCAACTTAATCCTGGGTCACTTCAAAAACTCTTCAGAGAG GTTAGAATAATGAAAATGCTTGATCACCCCAACATTGTGAAACTGTTTCAAGTTATCGAAACGGAAAAGACGTTGTATCTCATCATGGAATACGCATCGGGTGGCGAGGTCTTTGACTATCTGGTTCTACATGGTCGCATGAAGGAGAAGGAGGCGCGTGTCAAATTTCGTCAAATTGTATCGGCTGTGCAATACTGTCACCAGAAGAGAATAATACACAG GGACTTAAAAGCTGAAAACTTATTACTAGACAGcgaattgaatattaaaatagctGATTTTGGTTTTTCGAACGAGTTTACACCTGGCTCCAAGCTAGACACATTCTGTGGCAGTCCACCGTATGCGGCGCCCGAGCTCTTCCAGGGTAAGAAGTATGATGGACCCGAGGTGGATGTCTGGTCATTGGGTGTCATTTTGTATACATTGGTGAGCGGATCCCTGCCTTTCGATGGTTCCACTTTGCGAGAGCTGCGTGAACGTGTACTcagaggcaaatatag AATTCCCTTCTATATGTCAACTGATTGCGAAAATTTGCTGCGCAAGTTTCTAGTACTGAATCCCGCTAAACGTGCTAGTCTTGAAACAATCATGGGCGATAAATGGATGAATATGGGGTTTGAAGAGGACGAACTCAAGCCGTATATTGAGCCAAAACAAGATTTAGCCGATCCCAAGAGGATAGGTAAGACGG TGTTCGGTGTTAAAGAGTCCGCATCGATACGACGCAGTGCATTTGACATGATGCTAATGTTGATCTTTTTAATCGGCGAATGGAAAGTGCAACCACATCAAAATGTATGCCCATATATTTCCCCTTGTGGAGAAACGTATTTTTGCAATGGCAACcaacattaa
- the LOC117783013 gene encoding serine/threonine-protein kinase MARK2 isoform X13, which translates to METPTTPDLNRGDASRKSVRLYAARKGLAPAPPKLSLANSSVSNTSNNSSSSSNNNTSNTNKNIKDSAHLASSSSSSSPTSTSSSASAKAKTKALDLSDAQHVDYDELVELRRPGDVVAVPPPRVAVSAIPALHLPNHQRQLKPAAAAPRVQMSAEDDVGVAFALGSIEKHIMNVEESFKQQQRTETEIKMENQQQQSQSSMDVMKIEGMRKQSKRYGETENLLRPGISDMSSENDFQYLGGRRSQLDDSNEQMLNEFQRGSDGRNSIGAYSKNSATATAASGALKAKLARTASDTKNTDTVLAMRATLKQKQAHHDHVKPQTGGWRPSSSSTAAGAAAPTPAARSTTARGGSSSSSVVDGGSASKLTATTISAAKRREENLRQFEALLAQKSSHSHRNTAANSSGASGASGASGAASKRRSERPIVAPIPPYNNSTRPETGRSTAEAKSGAAGHHRAGAAPAPAPASAPAPAHNVVVTRTNVYGNSVAQGSPNLQMRSSAPMRWRATEEHIGKYKLIKTIGKGNFAKVKLAKHLPTGKEVAIKIIDKTQLNPGSLQKLFREVRIMKMLDHPNIVKLFQVIETEKTLYLIMEYASGGEVFDYLVLHGRMKEKEARVKFRQIVSAVQYCHQKRIIHRDLKAENLLLDSELNIKIADFGFSNEFTPGSKLDTFCGSPPYAAPELFQGKKYDGPEVDVWSLGVILYTLVSGSLPFDGSTLRELRERVLRGKYRIPFYMSTDCENLLRKFLVLNPAKRASLETIMGDKWMNMGFEEDELKPYIEPKQDLADPKRIGKTEALVAMGYNRQEIAESLAQVRYDDVFATYLLLGRKSTDPESDGSRSGSSLSLRNIPGNEAGGNAGNAVVQSPTHRGVHRSISASSTKPSRRASSGAETLRVGPTNATTAVTAAAGGGVGSVVNPSNNYSTVGTAADRASVGSNFKRQNTIDSATIKENTARLAAQNQRPASATQKMLTTTDTSLNSPAKPRTTTKYDPTNGNRTVSGTSGIIPRRSTTLYEKTSSTEKTNVIPAETNSGSAANAGKGHTKSASVSSPRPSTDGCVSVSIDPLGTRHFPRNVPSRSTFHSGQTRARNNTALEYSGTSGTSGDSPHPGRMSFFSKLSSRFSKRPNQ; encoded by the exons ATGGAGACACCGACGACGCCAGACTTGAATCGAGGAGATGCATCCAGAAAGAGCGTTCGTCTCTATGCAGCACGCAAGGGATTGGCGCCAGCACCGCCCAAACTAAGCCTGGCCAATAGCAGCGTCAGCaataccagcaacaacagcagcagcagcagcaacaacaatacgagcaatacaaataaaaacattaaagatAGCGCACATCttgccagcagcagctcatcatcatcaccaacatcaacatcatcatcagcatcagcaaaagccaaaacaaaagctcTCGATCTCAGTGATGCACAACATGTGGACTACGATGAGCTTGTGGAGTTGCGCCGCCCTGgagatgttgttgctgtgccaCCGCCCAGGGTTGCAGTATCCGCAATTCCGGCCCTGCATTTACCGAACCACCAAAGGCAACTGAAACCGGCGGCAGCTGCTCCACGGGTTCAAATGTCTGCTGAGGAtgatgtgggcgtggccttTGCCCTGGGCTCCATTGAGAAGCACATTATGAATGTGGAGGAGAGCTttaagcaacagcagcggacGGAGACGGAGATAAAGATGGagaatcaacagcaacaaagtcaATCCTCCATGGATGTGATGAAAATTGAGGGCATGCGGAAGCAGAGCAAACGTTACGGCGAAACGGAGAATCTGTTGCGTCCCGGCATCAGTGACATGTCTTCCGAGAATGATTTTCAGTATCTGGGCGGCAGACGCTCCCAATTGGACGACAGCAATGAGCAAATGTTGAACGAGTTTCAGCGCGGCAGCGACGGACGCAATTCCATTGGCGCCTACTCCAAGAACTCGGCCACGGCAACAGCGGCCTCTGGTGCATTGAAAGCCAAGTTGGCACGCACTGCATCCGACACGAAGAACACGGACACAGTGCTCGCAATGCGTGCCACATTGAAACAGAAGCAGGCACATCACGATCACGTCAAGCCACAAACCGGCGGATGGCGTCCATCCTCATCCTCAACAGCAGCGGGAGCAGCAGCTCCAACGCCCGCAGCGAGAAGCACAACGGCCAGAGGGGGGAGCAGCAGCTCAAGTGTTGTGGATGGAGGATCTGCATCCAAGCTGACGGCCACCACAATATCAGCAGCCAAGCGGCGGGAGGAGAATCTGCGTCAATTTGAAGCGCTTCTGGCTCAAAAGTCATCGCATTCGCATCGTAATACAGCTGCCAATTCAAGTGGAGCAAGTGGTGCTAGTGGTGCCAGTGGTGCTGCATCCAAGCGACGTTCGGAGCGACCTATTGTGGCTCCCATACCGCCGTACAATAACTCGACACGCCCTGAAACTGGGCGTTCCACTGCAGAAGCCAAGTCTGGCGCTGCTGGACATCATCGGGCTGGAGCTGCTCCGGCTCCGGCTCCTGcctctgctcctgctcctgctcatAACGTGGTTGTCACACGTACCAATGTATACGGCAACAGTGTGGCACAG GGATCTCCGAATCTACAGATGCGAAGCAGTGCTCCAATGCGATGGCGTGCCACTGAGGAGCATATCGGAAAATATAAACTCATCAAGACCATTGGCAAGGGTAACTTTGCCAAAGTGAAGCTGGCCAAGCATTTGCCCACGGGCAAGGAGGTGGCAATAAAGATAATTGACAAGACCCAACTTAATCCTGGGTCACTTCAAAAACTCTTCAGAGAG GTTAGAATAATGAAAATGCTTGATCACCCCAACATTGTGAAACTGTTTCAAGTTATCGAAACGGAAAAGACGTTGTATCTCATCATGGAATACGCATCGGGTGGCGAGGTCTTTGACTATCTGGTTCTACATGGTCGCATGAAGGAGAAGGAGGCGCGTGTCAAATTTCGTCAAATTGTATCGGCTGTGCAATACTGTCACCAGAAGAGAATAATACACAG GGACTTAAAAGCTGAAAACTTATTACTAGACAGcgaattgaatattaaaatagctGATTTTGGTTTTTCGAACGAGTTTACACCTGGCTCCAAGCTAGACACATTCTGTGGCAGTCCACCGTATGCGGCGCCCGAGCTCTTCCAGGGTAAGAAGTATGATGGACCCGAGGTGGATGTCTGGTCATTGGGTGTCATTTTGTATACATTGGTGAGCGGATCCCTGCCTTTCGATGGTTCCACTTTGCGAGAGCTGCGTGAACGTGTACTcagaggcaaatatag AATTCCCTTCTATATGTCAACTGATTGCGAAAATTTGCTGCGCAAGTTTCTAGTACTGAATCCCGCTAAACGTGCTAGTCTTGAAACAATCATGGGCGATAAATGGATGAATATGGGGTTTGAAGAGGACGAACTCAAGCCGTATATTGAGCCAAAACAAGATTTAGCCGATCCCAAGAGGATAGGTAAGACGG AAGCTCTAGTCGCAATGGGCTATAATCGACAGGAAATTGCCGAGTCGCTGGCCCAGGTGCGTTATGATGATGTCTTTGCCACGTATTTGTTGCTGGGCCGTAAGAGCACTGAT CCTGAGAGCGATGGATCGCGATCTGGATCATCGCTTTCACTGCGCAATATACCCGGCAATGAGGCTGGAGGCAATGCTGGAAATGCGGTTGTGCAAAGTCCTACGCATCGTGGCGTACACAGAAGTATATCGGCGTCGAGCACGAAGCCAAGTCGTCGAGCGTCGTCCGGTGCGGAAACGTTAC GTGTTGGACCCACAAATGCAACTACAGCTGTCACGGCTGCAGCGGGGGGCGGGGTTGGATCTGTGGTCAACCCGAGCAATAATTATAGTACTGTAGGAACAGCTGCGGATCGTGCATCAGT TGGCAGCAATTTCAAGCGTCAAAATACCATCGACTCAGCCACAATTAAGGAGAACACGGCGAGACTTGCCGCACAGAATCAGAGGCCAGCGTCGGCCACCCAAAAGATGCTTACCACAACAGACACAT CGCTGAATAGTCCAGCCAAGCCGCGCACAACCACCAAGTATGATCCCACTAATGGTAATCGGACAGTAAGCGGCACAAGCGGCATTATACCACGTCGTTCAACCACACTGTATGAAAAGACTTCATCGACGGAGAAAACCAATGTTATTCCTGCAGAGACAAA CAGTGGATCTGCAGCTAACGCTGGAAAGGGCCACACTAAAAGCGCGTCTGTCTCAAGCCCTAGACCATCCACAGACGGATGCGTATCAGTATCAATTGACCCCCTTGGAACGAG